In Thiofilum sp., the genomic window GTGAGCTTGTTTGACAATCGCATCTAAATCAATGATTTCACCAGTAGTACTAGGGTATTGCACCACGACACCAAACACTTCGTGCTTAGACAACTCACTAATGGGCGCGACTACTAACTCAAACCCAAAGTACTCGGCACGGGTTTTGAGTACATCAATCGTCTGAGGATGCACATCATCGGCTACAAAGTACTTATCCGACTTGAGCTTATTAGAGCGCTTACAGAGCGTCATTGCCTCCGCTGCTGCGGTCGCTTCATCGAGCAATGAGGCATTAGCAATGTCCATTCCGGTCAAGTCAGTGACCATTTGTTGATAGTTCAACAAGGCTTCTAAACGACCCTGAGAAATTTCCGGTTGATAGGGTGTGTAGGCGGTGTACCAACCCGGATTTTCTAAGACATTGCGCTGAATCACGGGCGGCACAATAGTATTGTAATAGCCCATACCGATATAGGACTTAGCCACCACATTACGCGCGGCGAGGCTTTTTAAATACTCTAGCGCTGCGGTTTCGGTATGGCTACCTTCGAGATCTAAACTATTCGGAATCAGAATATTGGCAGGTACAGTACTGTTGATGAGATCATCTAACGAGTCTGCACCCACCGTTTGCAACATGACCTGTGTATCAGCGTCACTAGGGCCAATGTGGCGGGCAATAAAATCGTCGCGCTGTTCGAGATCAGCCAAAGCGACGCGTGAATTCGTCATAATGCTATACCTTTAAATCAATCAATTAAGCTTCGCTGTCTAATAATGCTTGATAAGCTTGCGCCGTTAATAAGCTATCTAACTGCGCGGTATCCGCTAATTTCACTTTGAAAATCCAGCCTGTACCATATGGATCAGCATTCACTAACTCAGGGCTACCCTCTAAGGTTTCATTCACTTCAGTGACTTCACCCGCTACCGGGGCGTACAAATCAGAAGCCGCTTTCACCGACTCCACCACCCCACAGTCCCCCCCGACCTCCAAAGTTGAACCTATCTCCGGCACTTCCACGAATACCAAGTCCCCTAATAAGGCTTGCGCGTGATCGGTAATCCCTACCGTCGCAGTACCATCGCCATTATCCAGTACCCACTCGTGTGATTCGGAATACTTTAAATTGTCCAGAACATTGCTCATGATTGATCTCCAAGATTGAATAAAATTAGGGATTGATTAACCCTATAAAACGGATTTACCAAAGCGTACAAAATTAGGTTTAACGATTTTGGCGGGTTGTAATTTGCCACGAATATCGACTTGGCACTCGGTATCCGTACCGACTGGAATACGCGCTAAGGCAATCGATTCTTTGAGCGTAGGTGAAAAGGTACCGCTAGTGGTTTCGCCCTCACCATTACTACAGATCACTTTCATATGGCTACGTAATACGCCTTTGCCTGTGAGCACTAAACCGACAAAGCGCTGTTGAACACCTGCTGCTTTTTCTGCTTCTAAGGCTTTGCGCCCAATAAAATCACGACTTTCAGGTTGCCAGCCTATTGTCCACCCTAGCCCCGAAACCAGCGGCGATGTGGTTTCATCCATATCTAAACCATACAGATTCATACCCGCTTCAAGGCGTAAAGTATCGCGTGCCCCTAGACCAATGGGTTTAATACCCGCCGCTAGTAATGCATCCCATACTTTCGGCGCTTGTGTGGCGGGGAACATCATTTCAAAGCCATCTTCTCCGGTATAACCCGTGCGACCGATAAACCAATCTCCAATAAACGCACCATAGAAAGGTTTTAAAGGCTCAGCAATAGCCACTTCATGAGCGGGCATAATCCCTAATACTTTGGCACGAGCATTCGGGCCTTGCACTGCAATCATGGCTAGATCAGCACGGAAGGTGAGAGTGGCATTGAAAGGTTTAAGCTGTTCATTCATCCACGCAATATCTTTTTCGCGCGTGGCAGCATTGACCACTATGCGGTATTGCGTATCGGTGAGGTAATACACAATGAGGTCGTCGATCACACCACCTTGCTCATTGAGCATAGCGCTATAAAGGGCTTTGCCAGACTCTTTGAGTTTATCGACATTATTAGCAAGGAGTTTTAATAAGAACGGTTTAGCATCAGCGCCTTCAAGATCAAGAATGGTCATATGTGATACATCAAACATGCCTGCATCGGTGCGTACATCATGATGCTCTTGCAGTTGTGAGCCATAATGAATCGGCATTTCCCAACCAGCAAAATCAACCATCTTTGCACCTGCTGCGAGGTGTTTGTCATAAAAAGGCGTGCGTTGCATAAGCAATCTCCCAAAGCTAAAAAACAAAAGGGGCGGCAGACACCATTAAGTATCTGCCGCCCCTCTGTCCTGAAACCTGAGAGATTCCTAGTGCACACTTTCTTTAGCCCTTCCCCCATTTCGGGGGAAGGGTTGGGATGGGGGCGAACTAGTTACTACCCTTCGGTGAGTGCGATTGCACTACTCTCCAGAGTTAACTTACACGTCCTATTACACTTTAAACGTGATTAGCAAACAGTCCTTTTACCTGAGCGTTTCCGGGCGGAAATTGCGCCTTCGGTGCTGATTGACTAGAAAGGCATACAATCAGTCTCTTCTGCTTACCTGCTGTTAAGCGTCGGAGTATAGCGGATTGCTTTACTTAATTGAACAACAGCCTATTGAGCTACTTTACTTTCCTCTAGGGCTTCAAACATTTCTTGTGCTGGGCGGAATCCGGCAATCATCACCCCATCTTGAGTCACAATGGCAGGTGTTCCTGTCACTCCTACTTTTTGACCTAGAGCATAATGATCCGCTACTGGGTTAGCACACTCTTTAGTCTCAATAGTTTTGCCTTCTTTTAGCTCATTTAAGGCTTTAATGGGATCAGCACTGCACCATGCATTCACCATTTCTTTATAAGGACCAGATCCCACGCCAGCACGAGGATAAGCGAAATAACGCACGGTCACACCCATATCATTGAGCTTGGGCACTTCTTGATGCAACTTCACGCAATAAGGGCAAGATACATCGGTAAATACCGACATCACATATTTTTCTTCGCCTTTCGCTTTATAGGTAATCGTTTTAGTCACATCCGCTTTATCCATCACTGCTTTACGCCCTGAAGCACGCGCATTTTCGGATAAGTTAGTACGTGTTTGAGCATCAATCAGATCACCACTAAACACATAGCGCCCGTCAGGGCTGCTATATAGCAACTCCATCCCAAAACTCACTGCATACACGCCTGCAACTGGACTAGCTTTAATACTATCAGGAGCCGAGCCA contains:
- the gcvH gene encoding glycine cleavage system protein GcvH encodes the protein MSNVLDNLKYSESHEWVLDNGDGTATVGITDHAQALLGDLVFVEVPEIGSTLEVGGDCGVVESVKAASDLYAPVAGEVTEVNETLEGSPELVNADPYGTGWIFKVKLADTAQLDSLLTAQAYQALLDSEA
- a CDS encoding DsbC family protein translates to MAKNLVLAAVLSAALSTFAWAEDQPAATAPAAAAPAATAEAAAPAAIPEKVEAVTTQAATIDPEVVKQITEKLKPLFGSAPDSIKASPVAGVYAVSFGMELLYSSPDGRYVFSGDLIDAQTRTNLSENARASGRKAVMDKADVTKTITYKAKGEEKYVMSVFTDVSCPYCVKLHQEVPKLNDMGVTVRYFAYPRAGVGSGPYKEMVNAWCSADPIKALNELKEGKTIETKECANPVADHYALGQKVGVTGTPAIVTQDGVMIAGFRPAQEMFEALEESKVAQ
- the gcvT gene encoding glycine cleavage system aminomethyltransferase GcvT → MQRTPFYDKHLAAGAKMVDFAGWEMPIHYGSQLQEHHDVRTDAGMFDVSHMTILDLEGADAKPFLLKLLANNVDKLKESGKALYSAMLNEQGGVIDDLIVYYLTDTQYRIVVNAATREKDIAWMNEQLKPFNATLTFRADLAMIAVQGPNARAKVLGIMPAHEVAIAEPLKPFYGAFIGDWFIGRTGYTGEDGFEMMFPATQAPKVWDALLAAGIKPIGLGARDTLRLEAGMNLYGLDMDETTSPLVSGLGWTIGWQPESRDFIGRKALEAEKAAGVQQRFVGLVLTGKGVLRSHMKVICSNGEGETTSGTFSPTLKESIALARIPVGTDTECQVDIRGKLQPAKIVKPNFVRFGKSVL